The following are encoded together in the Lactuca sativa cultivar Salinas chromosome 1, Lsat_Salinas_v11, whole genome shotgun sequence genome:
- the LOC122196080 gene encoding uncharacterized protein LOC122196080, with amino-acid sequence MRQKRKQSIVNYGYEPSADEDDGSYDKSETERAVPVETFRRRNREKRRLKKNGCNLQDPLVVCGGDIMLMILSFLDAHSVASSLAVSCRWRRVACSDTIWSEKIKELWADKAHLPRFAQVEGLSKLSAYTLSIQDGKRSRILKEDLWDHVWEFHFKEARPF; translated from the exons ATGAGGCAAAAGAGGAAACAGAGCATTGTGAACTATGGGTACGAACCCTCTGCAGACGAAGACGATGGTAGTTATGACAAATCGGAAACTGAAAGAGCGGTTCCTGTGGAGACTTTTCGTCGGAGAAACAGGGAAAAACGCCGATTGAAGAAAAATGGCTGTAATTTACAGGATCCGTTAGTAGTATGTGGTGGCGATATCATGTTAATGATATTGAGCTTTCTCGACGCACACAGTGTGGCTTCATCACTTGCTGTTTCTTGTAGATGGCGTAGAGTCGCTTGCAGTGATACCATTTGGTCTGAAAAg ATCAAAGAGCTATGGGCTGACAAAGCTCATCTACCTCGTTTTGCCCAAGTTGAGGGGTTGTCAAAGTTGTCTGCTTACACCTTATCCATTCAAGATGGCAAACGG AGTCGAATCTTGAAGGAAGATCTATGGGATCATGTTTGGGAGTTTCACTTTAAAGAGGCACGTCCTTTTTAA